ATGATGAGCCTGAATTTTCAGCCATTGAATCTGCCTTGTCCAACCGCCCCTATACACTATTCAACGGCCACTTCCACACCTATTCTCACACTGTAAAGAATGGGCGGGATTACATTATGCTTGGGACGACAGGAGGAGCACAAGGCGAAAACAATGACATGGCCTTCGACCACGTTACACTGGTAACCATGACCAGAGATGGCCCCACCATAGGAAATGTGAGGCTAGACGGTATTCTTGACAAGACGGGCCACATCCCAGCAGGAGGTGACAATCTCTGCTTCCAAGCGTCAAAGTGCAAGGACACTGATGAATAGGAAACTTTGTCTCAGTTAATAAGTGTCTCTAGTGAACAGGAATCTGTTATCTGTCCAGTTTGTCTATGCGCCTTTTGTGGCGACCGCCGGCGAAGGCCTCCGCCAGCCACTGGTCAATTATATCATAGATCTCTTCTTCTGATATAAAGCGGGCTCCAAGGGAGAGAATATTCGCATTGTTGTGCTCACGAGAGAGCCTGGGAATGTCCCGCTCTGATCCGTAATAGACAACAGCCCGGACACCTTTGACACGGTTGGCCGTCATGGCCTCCCCCTGGCCAGATCCGCCTAAAATAATACCCCGGCTCTCCGGATCAGCCCCCACCGCCTCGGCGCAGGGGAAAATAAAATCGGGATAGTCATCTTCGGCATCGTATTCATTGGCACCGTGGTCGGTGATGTCATGACCTTTTTGGGACAGATATTTTCCGATAGCGTTCTTCAGTTCAAGGCCGGCGTGGTCTGTGGCGAGGTGGATCTTCATTATTTCAAGTAAGGGCGGCGAATTCCTTCATGGTATCTACCGGATCGGACGTGCCAAAAACACCGGAGCCTGAGACCACAATATTAGCACCAGCCGAAATCACTTCTCTGGCATTGTGGAGTTTCACATCACCATCCACAGAAATTTCGGGCCGGGTCTTCCCCATCTTATCAACCCATTCACGGACTTTGGAAATGCGGTCCATCATTTCGGGAATAAAAGCCTGTCCGCTGAAGCCAGGCTCAACCGACATCACCAGTACCAGATCCACTTCATTCAGCGTATCCTCGATCGTTTCCAGATCCGTGCTGGGGCGGAGAGTAATACCCGGCTTGACCCCTTCGTCCCGGATCTGCTGGAACACTTCCTGAACTTTCAGGCATGTCTCAATGTGAACGGTAATCATATCTGAGCCGGCTTTGGCAAAATCGGCGATGTAGCGGTCAGGGTTCTCGATCATAAGGTGCACATCCAGAACCTGATCAGTGGACCGCCGAACCCCCTCTACTACCACAGGCCCCATGGTAATATTTGGGACAAAGTGGCCGTCCATAACATCGATGTGGACCATGGAGGTGCCCCCTGCCTTGCACTGATCCAGTGCGTGGGAAAGGTTTGAAAAGTCAGCTGACAGTAAGGATGGTGAAAGTTTGGCCAATCTGATCCCCTGTGGTATCGAAGTTAAGGAATCTTCAGAAGGGCCAAAAGACGGGAATGAGAAATGTTGCCAAAATCCAGAAAAGAATGTTCAGGGGTGTCCCCACTTTTATAAAATCAGAGAACCGGTACTGACCGGGACCATACACCATGAGATTTGTCGTGTAACCAATAGGTGTGATGAAAGATGTGGAAGCACCAAAGGCCACTGCAAAAATGAACGGCCTCACGTCTACGCCCATCTGGCCGGCAACAGAAAAGGCCACAGGAACGAGAACAATGGCAGCTGTATTATTGGACATGATGGACGTAATCACTGCTGCCACAAAAAAAAGGGAAGACATAG
Above is a genomic segment from Candidatus Neomarinimicrobiota bacterium containing:
- the rpe gene encoding ribulose-phosphate 3-epimerase produces the protein MAKLSPSLLSADFSNLSHALDQCKAGGTSMVHIDVMDGHFVPNITMGPVVVEGVRRSTDQVLDVHLMIENPDRYIADFAKAGSDMITVHIETCLKVQEVFQQIRDEGVKPGITLRPSTDLETIEDTLNEVDLVLVMSVEPGFSGQAFIPEMMDRISKVREWVDKMGKTRPEISVDGDVKLHNAREVISAGANIVVSGSGVFGTSDPVDTMKEFAALT
- a CDS encoding ribose 5-phosphate isomerase B, giving the protein MKIHLATDHAGLELKNAIGKYLSQKGHDITDHGANEYDAEDDYPDFIFPCAEAVGADPESRGIILGGSGQGEAMTANRVKGVRAVVYYGSERDIPRLSREHNNANILSLGARFISEEEIYDIIDQWLAEAFAGGRHKRRIDKLDR